Proteins from one Fragaria vesca subsp. vesca linkage group LG6, FraVesHawaii_1.0, whole genome shotgun sequence genomic window:
- the LOC101297568 gene encoding isopenicillin N epimerase-like produces the protein MDQTHHLNGDSASPASKKPKLAFITPAEIAAEFAHHDSAVARINNGSFGSCPDSVIQAQRRWQLRYLAQPDSFYFNHLQSGILHSRTLIKDLINADHVDEVSIVDNATTAAAIVLQQAAWGFSESKFERGDAVVMLHYAYGAVKKSIEAYVTRAGGHVIEVPLPFPLNSNEEIVSEFKKALELGKANGRRVRLAVIDHITSMPCVVVPVKELVRICREEGVDQVFVDAAHSIGCTEVDMKEIGADYYTSNLHKWFFCPPSIAFLYCRKSPKNVELHHPVVSHEYGNGLAIESAWIGTRDYSPQLVVPAVLDFVKRFEGGIEGIKKRNHDTVVEMGKMLAKAWGTHLGCPPEMCASMVMIGLPACLGISSEKDTLKLRTHLREKFGVEVPIYFRPPKNGEVEVVTGYCRISHQVYNKVDDYYKFRDAINQLVSDGFTCDLLTN, from the coding sequence ATGGACCAAACCCACCACCTCAACGGCGATTCCGCCTCCCCAGCCTCCAAAAAGCCCAAGCTCGCCTTCATCACCCCGGCCGAAATCGCCGCCGAATTCGCTCACCACGACTCCGCCGTGGCCCGAATCAACAACGGCAGCTTCGGGTCTTGCCCCGACTCCGTCATCCAGGCCCAGCGCCGCTGGCAGCTCCGGTACTTGGCCCAGCCCGATAGCTTCTACTTCAACCACCTCCAAAGCGGCATCCTCCACTCCCGCACCCTCATCAAGGACCTCATCAACGCCGACCACGTCGACGAGGTCTCCATCGTCGACAACGCCACCACCGCCGCCGCCATCGTCCTCCAGCAGGCCGCCTGGGGCTTCTCCGAGTCCAAATTCGAGCGAGGCGACGCCGTCGTCATGCTCCACTACGCCTACGGCGCCGTCAAGAAGTCCATCGAGGCTTACGTCACCCGCGCCGGGGGACACGTCATCGAGGTACCGTTGCCGTTTCCTTTGAATTCCAATGAGGAGATTGTTTCCGAGTTTAAGAAGGCTCTAGAGTTAGGGAAGGCCAATGGGAGGAGAGTTAGGCTAGCTGTGATTGATCACATTACTTCGATGCCGTGTGTTGTTGTACCTGTTAAGGAGTTGGTTAGGATTTGTAGGGAGGAGGGTGTTGATCAGGTTTTCGTCGACGCGGCGCATAGCATTGGGTGTACTGAGGTTGATATGAAGGAGATTGGGGCTGATTACTACACTAGTAACTTGCACAAGTGGTTCTTTTGCCCGCCGTCCATTGCGTTTTTGTATTGCAGGAAGTCTCCCAAGAATGTGGAGCTGCACCACCCGGTGGTTTCGCACGAGTACGGGAATGGATTGGCTATTGAGAGTGCGTGGATTGGGACTAGGGATTACAGCCCGCAGCTGGTTGTCCCTGCAGTTTTGGACTTTGTGAAGAGGTTTGAAGGCGGCATCGAGGGGATCAAGAAGAGGAATCATGACACGGTTGTTGAGATGGGGAAGATGTTGGCCAAGGCGTGGGGGACACATCTAGGATGCCCTCCGGAAATGTGTGCTAGCATGGTCATGATTGGTTTACCGGCATGTTTGGGGATTTCTAGTGAGAAGGATACTCTGAAGTTGAGGACGCATTTGAGGGAGAAGTTTGGTGTTGAAGTCCCTATATATTTCCGACCACCCAAGAATGGGGAGGTTGAGGTGGTGACTGGGTATTGTCGGATATCGCATCAAGTATACAACAAAGTGGATGATTATTACAAGTTCAGAGACGCAATTAATCAACTTGTTTCTGATGGGTTTACTTGTGATCTACTTACTAATTGA
- the LOC101297861 gene encoding isopenicillin N epimerase-like, producing the protein MACRIIMFYRYYVPHLFLRHQNIQILNPKLSFHLSKASSYHYYPTVTQTNFPIKPKLSSFITDSEIQTEFSHHDPGVARINNGSFGCSPASVTSALQQWQLNWLRQPDRFYFNELHKGILKSRNTVKDLINAEDVDEISIVDNATTAVAIVLHQMQWAFSEGRFKKGDAVITLQYAYGAVKNSIKAYFERAGGYVIEVPFQFPVNSSEEIVNEFRMALVKEKASGRRVRLALIDHVTSMPSVLLPVKKLVEVCREEGVDQVFIDGAHGVGCVDVDMQEIGADFYTSNLHKWFFCPASVAFLYCRKSVTHSELHHPMVSHDYGKGLAIESCWIGTRDYSPSLVVPSAVEFTNRFEGGIDGIKRRNHDAVVEMGQMLAKAWGTNLGSPPDMCPSMIMVGMPACLGVSSDDDALKLRTHLREKFGVEVPIYYRMPKHEEVATATTAYARVSHQVYNKVDDYYKFRDAINQLVCDGFTCARSL; encoded by the coding sequence ATGGCTTGCAGGATAATCATGTTTTACAGGTATTATGTTCCTCATCTGTTTCTTCGTCATCAGAATATCCAAATCTTGAATCCCAAGCTTTCATTTCATCTTTCAAAGGCATCTTCATACCACTATTACCCTACTGTTACCCAAACCAATTTCCCCATCAAGCCAAAACTCTCTTCCTTCATTACAGACTCTGAAATCCAAACTGAATTCTCTCACCATGATCCAGGTGTTGCCCGAATAAACAATGGCAGCTTTGGTTGCTCCCCTGCTTCTGTTACCTCTGCATTGCAACAATGGCAACTCAATTGGCTGCGCCAGCCGGACCGTTTCTACTTCAATGAGCTCCACAAGGGGATACTCAAGTCAAGGAACACAGTTAAAGACCTCATCAATGCAGAGGATGTTGATGAAATTTCCATTGTAGATAATGCCACCACAGCAGTTGCCATAGTCTTGCATCAGATGCAGTGGGCCTTCTCTGAAGGCAGATTCAAGAAAGGGGATGCTGTCATCACACTGCAGTATGCTTATGGCGCGGTGAAGAACTCCATCAAGGCCTATTTTGAGCGAGCTGGCGGGTATGTTATTGAAGTTCCATTTCAATTTCCAGTGAATTCCAGTGAAGAAATAGTAAATGAATTTCGGATGGCTTTGGTGAAGGAAAAGGCTAGTGGTAGAAGAGTTAGATTAGCTCTGATTGATCATGTTACATCCATGCCATCTGTTTTACTTCCAGTTAAGAAATTGGTTGAAGTGTGCAGGGAAGAAGGTGTTGATCAAGTTTTCATAGATGGGGCTCATGGTGTTGGGTGTGTAGATGTTGATATGCAAGAAATAGGGGCAGATTTTTACACTAGTAATTTGCACAAGTGGTTCTTCTGCCCTGCTTCGGTTGCATTTCTGTATTGTAGGAAGTCAGTCACACATTCAGAACTGCATCATCCTATGGTGTCTCATGATTATGGTAAAGGGTTGGCTATTGAAAGCTGCTGGATAGGGACTAGGGATTATAGTCCTTCTTTAGTGGTTCCTTCAGCTGTGGAGTTCACAAACAGGTTTGAAGGCGGTATCGATGGAATCAAAAGGAGGAATCATGATGCTGTTGTTGAGATGGGACAGATGTTGGCAAAGGCTTGGGGAACCAATCTTGGGTCTCCACCGGATATGTGTCCAAGCATGATCATGGTGGGAATGCCGGCTTGTTTGGGGGTTTCAAGTGATGATGATGCCTTGAAATTAAGGACACATCTGAGGGAGAAATTTGGTGTTGAAGTCCCAATATATTACCGAATGCCGAAGCATGAAGAGGTTGCAACAGCAACAACTGCGTATGCTCGAGTTTCTCATCAAGTCTACAACAAAGTTGATGACTATTATAAGTTCAGAGATGCAATCAATCAACTTGTTTGTGATGGGTTCACCTGTGCTCGATCTTTATGA
- the LOC101292032 gene encoding uncharacterized protein LOC101292032, translating into MEGKRIITICQSGGEFFTEKDGTLSYRGGDAHAIDIDEGVKFNEFKMEVSEMFGCNTNNMSIKYFLPGNKKTLITVSNDKDLMRMIKFHDDFATVDIYVMEETIAPEVSNMPASRSSRTTLSETVLPVDDVALDVSEFVGDTPQPDIPLDASLDVLDDTSPIDTHIDLPTEMSPLFPFVGLIDEKLAKGAQQWQNSITGVGQRFNSVHEFRESLRKYAIAHQFAFRYKKNDSHRVTVKCKAEGCPWRIHASRLSTTQLICIKKMNPAHTCEGAVATTGHQATRSWVASIIKEKLKYLPNYKPKDIVNDIKQEYGIQLNYFQAWRGKEIAKEQLQGSYKDAYNQLPLFCEKIMETNPGSFALFTTKEDSSFHRLFVSFHASLSGFQQGCRPLLFLDSIPLKSKYQGTLLAATAADGDDGVFPVAFTVVDAESDDNWHWFLLQLKSSFSTSCPITFVADRQKGLRESIAEIFKDSYHGYCLRYLTEQLIRDLKGQFSHEVKRLMVEDFYAAAYAPTPDNFQRCLESIKSISLEAYNWIVQSEPYNWANAYFKGARYNHMTSNFGELFYSWASDAHELPITQMVDVIRGKIMDLIYKRRADSDQWLTRLTPSMEEKLEKETLKVQSLQVLLSAGSTFEVRGDSIEVVDVDCWNCSCKGWQLTGLPCCHAIAVIGCMGRNPYDYCSRFFTTDSYRLTYSESIHPIPQVDIPVTKTTSQVAVTVSPPPTRRPPGRPTTKKYGPQEMNKRQLQCSRCKGLGHNKSTCKEILLEY; encoded by the exons ATGGAGGGGAAGAGAATCATAACGATTTGTCAGTCAGGGGGTGAATTCTTTACTGAGAAGGATGGTACATTGTCATATAGAGGCGGTGACGCTCATGCTATTGACATTGATGAAGGGGTGAAGTTTAATGAGTTCAAAATGGAGGTGTCAGAGATGTTTGGTTGTAACACCAATAACATGTCCATCAAGTACTTCCTCCCTGGGAACAAGAAGACCCTGATTACTGTTTCAAATGACAAGGATCTCATGCGCATGATCAAATTCCATGATGATTTTGCAACAGTCGATATTTATGTCATGGAAGAAACAATCGCACCCGAAGTCTCAAACATGCCTGCCAGTAG GTCAAGCAGAACGACTTTGTCTGAAACTGTGCTTCCAGTTGATGATGTGGCTCTGGATGTTTCGGAGTTTGTTGGTGATACCCCCCAGCCAGATATCCCACTAGATGCCTCTCTTGATGTTCTAGATGATACCAGCCCTATCGATACACATATTGATCTACCCACTGAGATGTCACCCCTTTTCCCTTTTGTTGGCCTCATTGACGAGAAACTTGCTAAGGGTGCACAGCAGTGGCAGAATTCCATTACGGGTGTGGGTCAGAGATTCAATAGCGTTCATGAATTTCGTGAATCATTGCGTAAATATGCCATTGCGCATCAGTTTGCCTTTAGGTATAAGAAGAATGATAGTCATCGTGTGACTGTTAAGTGCAAGGCTGAAGGCTGCCCTTGGAGAATTCATGCATCAAGGTTGTCTACAACTCAGTTAATATGTATCAAGAAGATGAATCCAGCACATACATGTGAAGGGGCTGTTGCTACAACAGGGCATCAGGCAACAAGGAGTTGGGTGGCTAGTATTATTAAGGAGAAGTTAAAATACTTGCCTAATTATAAGCCCAAGGATATCGTCAATGACATCAAGCAAGAATATGGAATTCAGCTGAACTACTTTCAAGCCTGGCGTGGGAAAGAAATAGCGAAGGAGCAGCTTCAGGGTTCATACAAAGACGCATATAATCAGTTACCCCTTTTCTGTGAGAAGATAATGGAGACAAACCCTGGTAGTTTTGCTTTATTTACTACCAAGGAAGATTCGAGTTTCCACCGGCTCTTTGTCTCATTCCATGCCTCATTATCTGGGTTCCAGCAAGGTTGCAGGCCTCTCCTTTTTCTTGATAGCATTCCTCTAAAGTCAAAATATCAAGGCACATTGTTGGCTGCAACTGCTGCAGATGGGGATGATGGGGTTTTCCCTGTTGCTTTCACTGTTGTGGATGCAGAAAGTGATGATAACTGGCATTGGTTTTTACTACAGCTGAAGTCCTCATTTTCAACTTCTTGTCCGATAACATTTGTGGCCGACAGACAGAAGGGGTTAAGGGAATCAATTGCTGAAATATTCAAAGACTCATACCATGGCTATTGCCTGCGATACTTGACTGAGCAACTCATCAGAGACTTGAAAGGGCAGTTTTCTCACGAGGTGAAGAGACTCATGGTTGAGGATTTCTATGCAGCTGCTTATGCACCTACTCCTGATAACTTCCAAAGGTGTCTTGAGAGCATTAAAAGTATCTCATTAGAAGCTTACAATTGGATCGTACAAAGTGAGCCCTACAACTGGGCGAATGCATATTTTAAGGGTGCCAGATATAACCATATGACATCTAACTTTGGGGAGCTGTTTTACAGTTGGGCATCAGATGCACACGAGTTACCAATAACTCAGATGGTCGATGTGATCAGGGGTAAGATTATGGACTTGATCTACAAAAGAAGAGCAGATTCCGATCAATGGTTGACAAGGCTAACTCCATCCATGGAGGAAAAGCTAGAAAAGGAAACCCTTAAAGTCCAAAGCCTTCAAGTGCTGCTATCGGCTGGTAGCACATTTGAGGTTCGTGGTGACTCCATTGAAGTTGTGGATGTAGATTGCTGGAACTGTAGTTGTAAAGGGTGGCAGTTAACTGGTTTACCATGCTGTCATGCAATTGCAGTCATTGGTTGTATGGGTCGGAACCCATATGATTATTGTTCAAGATTCTTTACGACTGACAGCTACAGATTGACATACTCAGAGTCAATACATCCTATTCCACAAGTAGACATTCCTGTGACGAAGACTACTTCTCAGGTAGCAGTAACCGTTAGCCCTCCTCCAACACGACGCCCACCTGGCCGGCCAACTACCAAAAAATATGGACCGCAAGAAATGAATAAGCGTCAACTCCAGTGTAGCAGATGCAAGGGTCTGGGGCACAACAAGTCCACATGCAAGGAGATATTACTAGAGTATTAG
- the LOC101298152 gene encoding uncharacterized protein LOC101298152, with protein MENPNSTPNGAVPAGRVQDEECSNCGTKKAWVLHNVRYRANLRRLCTSCVLRLHPSSFCPLCFLSHPDLNSQNALVSCSKCPSLSHPDCLPPYAAFSPSPFLCPPCSSANPNTFSFFQLDDRHRSLDKRLAAVLLCAATIAASSMSKAVAVARAEAERRVREAANARKRAREALDRFVILSSSAKAVRADVSGSSNGGKQASKNNEKPNGLKGKE; from the coding sequence ATGGAGAACCCTAATTCCACCCCCAACGGAGCAGTCCCGGCCGGAAGAGTACAAGACGAGGAGTGCAGCAACTGCGGCACCAAGAAAGCGTGGGTCCTACACAACGTCCGCTACCGCGCCAACCTCCGCCGCCTCTGCACCTCCTGCGTCCTCCGCCTCCACCCCTCCAGCTTCTGCCCCTTGTGCTTCCTCTCCCACCCTGACCTAAATTCCCAAAACGCCCTCGTCTCCTGCTCCAAGTGCCCCTCCCTCTCCCACCCTGACTGCCTCCCTCCCTACGCCGCCTTCTCCCCCTCCCCCTTCCTCTGCCCGCCCTGCTCCTCCGCCAACCCCAACACCTTCTCCTTCTTCCAATTAGACGACCGCCACCGCTCCCTCGACAAGCGCCTCGCCGCCGTGCTCCTCTGCGCCGCCACCATCGCCGCCTCCTCCATGTCCAAGGCCGTCGCCGTCGCACGCGCCGAGGCCGAGCGGCGCGTGAGGGAGGCCGCCAACGCCAGGAAGCGCGCTCGTGAGGCCTTGGACCGCTTCGTCATACTCTCCTCCTCCGCCAAGGCCGTCCGCGCCGACGTCTCGGGGTCCTCCAACGGCGGAAAACAAGCCTCCAAGAACAATGAGAAACCGAATGGGTTGAAAGGGAAAGAGTGA
- the LOC101298446 gene encoding pentatricopeptide repeat-containing protein At5g64320, mitochondrial-like → MAIKLRPLSFSKGFPIWVSSTAYLSSISCAKTIELHPENNPDPPNLSEFEQNIQSLKTKLVPDNLARVLDNTDDLSSAVKLFKWASLQKRFTHTAETYFKIVLKLGLAGNVKEMEGFCHHMVKDRCPGVGEALLELIDVFVRHGRVSEAVRVLVNMTAGGYRVSVETFNVILGALVKEKRDFRDMVLVYKEMVKAGVLPTVETLNYLIQGLLESDRFESALDQYRRMRKKGCSPNSRTFEIIIQALFAKDRMDEAVIVLSEMFVLDYQLDLSFYTCIIPLLCRENKPAEGIRLFKMMRASDVMPDSRIYGVLLQCLCKNLYLDDSIKVLEDMIETGLTPPSHVFVDVMNVFCTLGKIDDALKFLEDKHILETSAYNVLLEGCCNTGKITIAKDLLVKMSERNLADCNSWNILIRWLCENARIREVFELLGRMVVSFSIPDCATYSALVVGNCRISNYRKALDIFQHVRAKYWLLDPTSYSELVKGLCLEEMAREAADVFYYMSSNGCSLQSSSFNMLIKGICETGKDYQD, encoded by the exons ATGGCTATAAAGCTCCGGCCTTTATCTTTTTCCAAGGGATTCCCCATCTGGGTTTCTTCAACTGCTTACCTTTCTTCAATCTCATGCGCTAAAACCATTGAACTCCACCCAGAAAACAATCCAGACCCACCGAATTTATCTGAATTTGAGCAAAATATTCAGTCTTTGAAGACCAAGCTTGTTCCTGATAACTTGGCCCGGGTTTTGGATAACACTGATGATTTGAGCTCGGCAGTGAAGCTCTTCAAATGGGCTTCACTCCAGAAACGGTTTACCCACACCGCCGAAACGTATTTTAAGATAGTTCTGAAGCTGGGTTTGGCTGGAAATGTTAAGGAAATGGAAGGGTTTTGTCATCATATGGTCAAAGATAGATGTCCTGGTGTTGGAGAAGCTCTTTTGGAATTGATTGATGTGTTTGTTAGGCATGGCAGGGTGAGTGAGGCAGTTAGGGTGCTTGTGAATATGACAGCAGGTGGATATAGGGTGTCAGTTGAGACATTTAATGTAATATTGGGTGCTCTTGTGAAGGAGAAGAGGGATTTTCGAGACATGGTGCTTGTTTATAAGGAGATGGTGAAGGCAGGGGTGTTACCGACTGTTGAGACCTTGAATTATTTGATACAGGGTTTGTTGGAGAGTGATCGGTTTGAGTCGGCTTTGGATCAGTATAGGAGGATGAGAAAGAAGGGGTGTAGTCCTAATAGTAGAACATTTGAGATAATCATACAGGCCCTTTTTGCAAAGGATCGCATGGATGAAGCTGTTATTGTTTTAAGTGAAATGTTTGTACTTGATTATCAGCTTGATTTGAGTTTTTATACTTGCATAATACCTTTGTTATGTAGAGAAAATAAACCAGCAGAGGGAATCAGATTGTTCAAGATGATGCGAGCTTCAGATGTTATGCCGGATTCACGGATTTATGGGGTTCTATTACAGTGTTTATGCAAAAACCTATACTTAGATGATTCGATAAAGGTTCTAGAAGACATGATAGAAACTGGATTGACACCACCCAGTCATGTGTTTGTGGATGTAATGAATGTCTTCTGTACATTGGGAAAGATAGATGATGCTCTGAAGTTCTTGGAAGATAAGCATATCCTTGAAACTTCTGCCTATAATGTGTTGCTTGAAGGTTGCTGCAATACTGGTAAAATTACCATAGCAAAAGATCTACTTGTGAAAATGTCGGAAAGAAACCTAGCTGATTGTAATTCTTGGAATATTCTCATCAGATGGCTCTGTGAGAACGCAAGGATTAGGGAAGTGTTTGAACTTCTTGGTAGAATGGTGGTGTCATTTTCTATTCCTGATTGTGCTACATACTCGGCTCTTGTTGTTGGCAACTGCAGAATCAGTAATTACAGAAAAGCTCTTGATATATTTCAACATGTTCGTGCCAAATACTGGCTTTTGGATCCTACATCTTACTCTGAGCTTGTCAAAGGCCTTTGCCTGGAGGAAATGGCTCGCGAGGCGGCTGATGTGTTCTATTACATGTCTAGTAATGGATGCTCTCTCCAGTCTTCCTCCTTCAATATGTTGATCAAGGGTATTTGTGAGACAGGAAAG GATTATCAAGATTAG
- the LOC101292808 gene encoding uncharacterized protein LOC101292808 — protein sequence MMSIPEKSRPSSSASSSSSVSANEFDPLLKDLNEKKQSFRRNVVSLASELKQVRSRLASQEQSYVKETLTRQVVETKAKNMEEEIGKLQKRLEQRNLQLEASTSKTEKCLTELDGLRSQLAATQETADTCAASAQSAKLQCLALVKELDQKNCSLKEQDERIIRLGEQLDKLQKDLQARESSQKQLKDDVLRIEQDIMQAVAQAGVNKDCELRKILDEVSPKNIEKLNNLLVIKDEEIGKLKDEIRIMSAHWTLKTKELESQLERQRRADQELKKRVLKLEFCLQEARAQTRKLQRMGERRDKALKELKDQLQQQGGAGASPAERPNFWETSGFKIVVSMSMFILVVFSKR from the exons ATGATGTCAATTCCGGAGAAATCTAGGCCGAGCTCATCTGCTTCTTCTTCATCGTCAGTTTCGGCCAATGAGTTTGATCCACTGCTGAAAGATTTGAATGAGAAGAAGCAGAGCTTTCGTCGGAACGTGGTGTCGTTGGCGTCGGAGTTGAAGCAGGTTCGGAGCCGGTTAGCTTCTCAAGAGCAATCATATGTGAAGGAAACTCTCACAAGGCAG GTAGTAGAGACAAAAGCTAAAAATATGGAAGAGGAGATTGGTAAATTGCAGAAGAGATTGGAACAGAGAAATCTGCAGCTTGAGGCTTCAACATCTAAAACTGAGAAG TGCCTCACAGAGTTGGATGGTCTGAGGTCACAACTTGCAGCAACTCAAGAAACTGCAGATACTTGTGCTGCATCAGCTCAATCGGCAAAGCTTCAATGTCTGGCACTTGTAAAGGAATTAGATCAAAAGAATTGTTCCTTGAAAGAGCAAGATGAACGTATAATTAGGCTAGGAGAACAATTAGACAAACTACAGAAGGATCTTCAGGCAAGAGAGTCTTCGCAAAAGCAACTGAAAGATGACGTTCTGAGAATTGAGCAGGACATTATGCAAGCTGTTGCACAAGCAGGGGTTAATAAGGATTGTGAGCTGAGGAAAATATTAGATGAGGTTTCTCCAAAGAATATCGAGAAGCTTAATAATCTTTTAGTTATAAAGGATGAAGAAATAGGAAAGCTGAAAGATGAAATCAGGATAATGTCTGCTCACTGGACGCTCAAGACAAAAGAGTTAGAATCACAG TTGGAGAGACAACGGCGAGCTGATCAGGAACTCAAAAAGAGGGTATTGAAATTGGAGTTCTGCCTTCAGGAAGCTCGTGCTCAAACAAGAAAGCTTCAAAGG ATGGGTGAGCGAAGAGACAAAGCTCTGAAAGAGCTCAAAGACCAGTTACAACAACAGGGTGGGGCTGGTGCTTCACCTGCGGAAAGACCAAACTTTTGGGAAACCTCTGGTTTCAAAATTGTGGTTTCCATGTCCATGTTCATCTTAGTTGTCTTCTCAAAGCGATGA
- the LOC101292515 gene encoding uncharacterized protein LOC101292515, whose amino-acid sequence MAKSASKCLFLFFLSFLCNSSSGTLVGFSYHANGNTTTSSPSRTISFLKRNKIAPSQIRVFVEDHRILRTISNTGVAIDLYLNEGHLQNIINSRSTSISGLKSYIMPFLSQVKIKSIVATSGDYTRKYALSMLLTTLKSIHSVLSSFPADRGIKVSVAFPLSYLENVSTSHRRDLHRICDYIKQVKSAVIVEAKIDGELSMGERYVHAMIKRASLASSLFPCNDVPIVLTVKSPAVPSATEVAAFADEVSKALENTTHILSSIVGLYAQVSPMEDFAEKEMKRAEEQLFPSSRRELLRNFHLKTTLHEADDSPTIFPTTPISTTPPVSTTPYIPTPTIVTVPSTNPVTIAPLNPMPSTTPITVPSTNPVYSPIPEANPTTAPPITVPGTPVITNPVTTYPAPTGVVPVTTPVTNPVAPPATSTNAPAVPGQSWCVAKTGASQTAVQAGLDYACGKVDCSQLQQGGSCFNPNTLQNHASYAFNSYYQKNPVATSCDFGGVATIVATNPSSGSCTYLSSSSSSTTTPTPTPTTPSPPVSTTPFPPVSTTPTPEPTTPLPASTTPPAPTFTSFPPPGEGVSGSATPPSVLNSSNPASSGTMPQFGMDSPPGFNSSTSSAACLRPFVSYIFLVTALVTKKILLNM is encoded by the exons ATGGCCAAATCAGCTTCTAAATGCCTCTTCTTATTCTTTTTGTCTTTCCTCTGTAATAGTTCATCAG GAACTCTGGTAGGTTTCTCCTACCATGCTAATGGAAACACTACAACTTCATCACCAAGTAGAACAATATCATTTCTGAAGCGAAACAAGATTGCCCCGTCCCAGATTCGAGTCTTTGTTGAAGATCATAGGATTTTAAGAACTATATCTAACACTGGTGTAGCTATTGATCTCTACTTGAATGAGGGCCATCTTCAAAATATCATAAATTCCAGATCCACTTCAATCTCAGGGCTGAAATCCTATATAATGCCCTTTCTCTCACAAGTAAAGATCAAAAGCATCGTAGCAACTAGTGGTGACTATACAAGAAAGTATGCTCTCTCTATGCTTTTAACCACCCTGAAATCTATACACTCAGTCCTCTCTAGTTTCCCTGCTGACCGTGGAATTAAGGTCTCGGTGGCATTTCCGTTGTCATATTTAGAAAATGTGAGCACCTCACATAGAAGAGACCTGCATAGGATTTGTGACTACATCAAACAAGTGAAATCTGCTGTCATTGTAGAAGCCAAAATTGATGGAGAACTGAGTATGGGTGAAAGGTATGTCCATGCGATGATCAAAAGAGCCAGCCTTGCAAGCTCTCTTTTTCCTTGCAATGATGTCCCCATTGTCTTGACAGTCAAGAGTCCAGCAGTTCCAAGTGCAACTGAAGTAGCTGCATTCGCCGATGAGGTTTCCAAAGCTTTAGAAAATACCACTCACATTTTAAGTAGCATAGTTGGGCTGTATGCACAAGTATCTCCAATGGAAGATTTTGCAGAGAAAGAAATGAAAAGAGCAGAAGAACAGCTCTTTCCTTCTTCTCGCCGAGAACTCTTGAGGAATTTCCACCTCAAAACAACTTTACATGAAGCAGATGACTCACCAACAATCTTCCCTACAACTCCCATTTCCACAACACCACCAGTATCCACCACTCCATACATTCCCACACCAACTATTGTCACTGTCCCCTCTACAAACCCTGTAACAATAGCCCCACTTAATCCTATGCCCTCCACCACACCTATTACAGTGCCCTCCACAAACCCTGTATATTCACCAATACCAGAAGCCAATCCAACCACAGCACCCCCCATCACAGTCCCAGGGACTCCAGTAATAACCAACCCTGTCACAACTTACCCGGCACCAACTGGAGTCGTTCCTGTCACGACACCTGTCACAAATCCAGTGGCACCTCCTGCAACAAGTACTAATGCTCCTGCAGTTCCAGGCCAGAGTTGGTGTGTGGCCAAGACTGGAGCTTCACAAACAGCAGTTCAAGCTGGTTTAGACTATGCTTGTGGAAAGGTAGACTGTTCACAGCTCCAACAAGGTGGGAGTTGTTTCAATCCAAATACTCTCCAAAACCATGCATCTTATGCATTCAACAGCTATTATCAGAAGAATCCGGTTGCAACTAGCTGTGATTTTGGAGGGGTGGCCACAATAGTTGCTACTAATCCAA GCTCTGGTTCATGTACTTACCTATCATCTTCGTCGTCATCAACAACAACCCCAACCCCAACACCAACAACTCCATCTCCTCCAGTATCAACAACTCCATTTCCTCCAGTATCAACAACTCCAACTCCAGAACCAACAACTCCACTACCAGCATCAACAACACCTCCAGCACCAACATTTACATCATTTCCACCACCAGGGGAAGGTGTATCGGG CTCTGCTACTCCACCTTCAGTTTTAAATTCAAGCAACCCAGCATCTTCAGGAACCATGCCACAGTTTGGGATGGACAGCCCTCCTGGTTTTAACAGCTCAACATCCTCTGCAGCTTGCTTGCGGCCCTTTGTTAGTTACATCTTTTTGGTAACAGCCTTGGTTACTAAAAAAATCCTTCTTAACATGTAG